A single region of the Ictalurus punctatus breed USDA103 chromosome 17, Coco_2.0, whole genome shotgun sequence genome encodes:
- the LOC108277442 gene encoding WSC domain-containing protein 1, giving the protein MAKPFYRLQRFLRRTQLVFLFLGVAYIMAGSVLLLQRSGLVVSQRGSLLPPPSLPSPPRALEAPALRTGHGVMASRLGRKTYQVGESDDGRETQWLMSRNQEIRHLRRRWFHSLMSEQDTNRVERATPKRKVRHKGTYIGCFLDDAKDRTLKGMVFYDFRKMTSTLCQDTCTESGYQYAGLEYGSECYCGNRITGARVKEEECNLDCKGEKGFICGGVARLSVYKVEEVLPGQRRYRNVRYRGCFRRPDNTTAASLIRLVQPNLTSQMCIEACMDKEFPLAMLSAPECFCGYATPTFSFHDPVNEDHCAQINSSLPTGKPHPYVLQVYQTPVQDSRCTERRFLPEKSSRLVALSSFPGAGNTWVRHLIELATGYYTGSYYFDGTLYNRGFKGEKDYWKSGRTICVKTHESGKRDIEMYDSAILLIRNPYRSLMAEFNRKCAGHLGYASDQHWKSNEWPEFVGSYASWWASHVLDWLRFGQKLLVLHYEELQESLVPRLRSVIVFLNVSTSEERLLCAETNKDGHFKRSGARRPTFDPFTPDMRRLIDSYIKVVDQALRESNHSGLPQEYIPR; this is encoded by the exons ATGGCAAAGCCGTTCTACAGACTTCAGCGCTTCTTGCGGCGGACTCAGCTGGTTTTTCTGTTCCTGGGCGTGGCTTACATCATGGCAGGAAGTGTCCTTTTGCTGCAGAGATCAGGACTGGTGGTTTCTCAGCGTGGTAGCTTACTCCCTCCACCCTCGCTGCCTTCACCTCCACGAGCACTCGAAGCTCCTGCTCTCAGGACTGGGCATGGTGTGATGGCTTCACGGTTGGGTAGAAAGACCTATCAGGTTGGCGAGTCAGATGATGGGAGAGAAACACAATGGCTGATGTCACGTAACCAAGAGATCCGGCATCTCCGGCGACGATGGTTCCATAGCCTGATGTCTGAGCAGGACACGAACAGGGTCGAGAGAGCTACTCCGAAGAGGAAAGTCAGGCACAAAG GAACCTACATTGGATGTTTTCTGGATGATGCTAAGGACCGAACCCTGAAGGGCATGGTGTTCTACGATTTCCGCAAAATGACCAGCACTCTATGTCAAGACACCTGCACAGAGAG TGGGTACCAATATGCTGGCCTGGAGTACGGGTCCGAGTGTTACTGTGGCAACCGCATCACCGGTGCTCGGGTGAAGGAGGAAGAGTGTAATCTGGACTGTAAAGGAGAGAAGGGCTTTATCTGTGGGGGCGTggcccgtctgtctgtctacaaAGTGGAGGAAGTTCTTCCCGGCCAGAGGAGAT ACAGGAACGTACGCTATCGTGGCTGCTTCAGAAGACCCGACAACACAACCGCGGCGTCTCTGATCCGCCTGGTTCAGCCTAACCTCACCTCCCAGATGTGCATCGAGGCCTGCATGGACAAG GAGTTTCCCTTAGCCATGCTGAGCGCTCCGGAGTGTTTCTGCGGCTACGCTACTCCAACCTTCTCCTTCCATGATCCAGTGAATGAAGATCACTGTGCTCAGATCAACAGCAGCCTGCCGACTGGAAAACCACACCCGTACGTCCTTCAGGTCTATCAGACACCTGTGCAGG ACTCCAGATGTACGGAACGAAGATTCCTGCCAGAAAAATCGAGCCGGTTGGTCGCTCTGTCCAGTTTTCCTGGAGCGGGTAACACCTGGGTGAGACACCTGATTGAGCTCGCTACTGGATATTACACAGGCAGCTACTACTTTGATGGCACACTTTATAATAGAG GCTTCAAGGGCGAGAAGGATTACTGGAAAAGTGGACGCACCATCTGCGTGAAGACGCACGAGAGCGGCAAGCGCGACATCGAGATGTATGACTCAGCCATCTTGCTGATCAGAAACCCGTACCGCTCTCTCATGGCCGAGTTTAATCGCAAATGTGCAGGACATCTCGGCTACGCCTCGGACCAGCACTGGAAGAGCAACG AATGGCCCGAGTTTGTCGGCAGTTACGCGTCTTGGTGGGCGTCTCACGTTCTGGACTGGCTCCGATTTGGCCAGAAGCTGCTGGTGCTTCATTATGAAGAGCTGCAGGAGTCGCTGGTGCCCAGGCTCCGCTCTGTTATCGTCTTTCTCAACGTCAGCACCAGCGAGGAACGCCTCCTCTGCGCCGAAACCAACAAGGACGGGCATTTCAAACGCTCCGGCGCTCGCCGGCCCACCTTTGACCCCTTCACCCCGGACATGAGGCGGTTGATTGACAGTTATATTAAGGTCGTGGATCAGGCACTCAGAGAAAGCAACCACAGCGGCCTGCCTCAGGAGTACATCCCAAGATGA